The Azospirillum sp. TSH100 region ATGTAGACGGTGTGGCCCTGCTTGTGGCGGAAGCGCTGCACCGCCTCGAATTTCGGGATCAGCCCGGCATTGTAGGCGCGGACCGTCTCCAGTGCTGCGATCCGATCCTCCTCGAAGATCAGGCCGGCCCACATGTCCAGGCTGTTCTCCAGCTCGCCGTCGCGGTAGCCGAGCTGTTCCTTCCAGGTGGGCGAGAACCAGATGCCACCGCCTTCCAGGTTCCAGTCCCAGATGCCGTCCCGTGTCGCCTGGACGGTCAGGTCGAGAAGCTCGCGGTTCGACCGCAGTTCCGCCTCTTCCCGTTTGGAGTCGGTGATGTCCTGGACGACGCCGAGCAGCCCGACCGGCCGGCCGTCGGCCCCGCATTCGGCCATCCCGCGGATGAAGACGTGCCGCAATTCCCTGTTGGGCCGGATGACCCGCATCTCGACCGAAAACCCTTCGCCGGTCTCCCTCGCCCGCTCGGCCAGAGCGGAAAGACGCGGAAGGTCATCGGGATGGTAACAGGTGCGCGACAGCTCCACCGTCGGCGGCTCCTGCCCGGGCGCCAGCCCCATGATGCGGTAGACCTCATCGGACCAGCGGCGGGCGCCGGTGACGAAATCGATGTACCAGTGGCCGAATTGGCCGATCTCCTCGGCAAGATTCAGCAGACGAGAGCGGTCGCTCAGCTCCGCTTCCGCCTGCTCGCGCCGCGCCACCTCGCGGCGCAGCGTCATCTCGTCCACCACCAGCTGGGCGAGCTGGGTCAGCGTTTCCGCCTCGCGCGCGTCGAAGCCATCCCGGGGCGTGTCGTCGATCACGCACAGCGTCCCCAGCCTCTGCCCGTCCGCGACCAGCGGCGCGCCGGCATAGAAGCGGATGTGGGGCGCCCCGGTGACCAGGGGGTTCCCGGCGAAACGCGGATCCTTCGTCGCGTCGGGCACCACCAGAACGCCGTCTTCCCAAATGGCATGGGCGCAGAAGGCGAAATCGCGGTGGGTCTCCGTCGCCTCCAGCCCGACCCGGCTCTTGAACCATTGACGTTCGCGGTCGATCAGCGAAACCAGCGCGATGCGGGTGCGGAAGAAATGCTGGGCAAGCCGCGTGATGTTGTCGAAGCCCGGTTCGGCCGGGGTATCGAGAATGCAGTAGGAGTTGAGAACCGCCAGCCGGCGGCCCTCGTCCGGCGGCAGGGCGGCCGGAATATGCGCCATCACCGCGCCGTCGGCCACTTCCGCACTCACGCAGCCGTCTCCCCGGCGGAGCGGCTTTCGGCGCTGCGCCATTGCTGAAGCTTGCGGTAGATGGTGGAGGGGCTGATCTCCAGCATCAGGGCGGCACGCGGCACATCGTCGCCGGTCAGGCGCAACGCCTTTAGGATCACCTCCTTCTCGACCTGCCACAGCGGCCGCACGGCGTCATCGTCCTCCTCGGGCGTGCCGGCCATCGGGGCCCCGCAGGCGGCGCAGGGAACCGCTCCGGCCTCCGGGCCGCAGAGCGCAGGGCCGCCCATCGGCGGCAGCATGTCCAGCGTCACCTGCGGCCCATCGTTCAGCACAACCACATTGCGGACGACATTCTGCAATTGCCGGACGTTGCCCGGCCAGTCATGGGCGCGCAGCCGCGCCTCCACCTCCGGCGCGAAGGCCGACAGCGCCTTTCCCTCCTCCCGCGCATAGTCGATCAGGAAGCAGCGCGCGATCTCGATCACGTCGTCGCCACGGTCGCGCAGCGGCGGCAGGGCCAGCGGGATGACATGCAGGCGGTAATAGAGATCCTCGCGGAACCGGCCGGCCTGCACCTCCGCCAGCGGGTCGCGGTTGGTGGCGGCGACGAAGCGCACGTCAACCCGCTCCTCCCGGCCGCTGCCGACCGGGCTGACCGTGCCGGTCTGGACGAAACGCAGAAGCTTGCTCTGGAGATCGATCGGCATCTCGCAGATCTCGTCCAGGAACAGGGTGCCGCCGTCGGCCAGCAGCGCCGCACCGGGCCGGTCCCCCGCCGCGCCGGTGAAGGCGCCCTTCACATGGCCGAAGATCTCCGATTCCAGCAAATCCTTGGGAATCGCGGCGCAGTTCAGCGCGACAAAAGCGGCGTCGCGCCGCGGGCTGGCGCGGTGGATGGCCTGGGCCGCCACCTCCTTGCCGGTCCCGCTCTCGCCGGTGATGAAGACGTTGGCGCGGCTGGCGGCCACGCTCTCGATCGTGCGGTAGACCGCCTGCATCTCGGGCGAGCTGCCGATGAAGCCGTGAAAGCGCCCGCGGTCCAAATCCTTGCGGTAGCCCTCGACCATGCGGGCCAGCGCGCGCCGTTCCAGCGCGTTGCGCAGGGTCAGATTCAGGCGGTCGGCGTTGAACGGCTTCACGATGAAGTCGAAGGCGCCGAGCTTCATCGCCTCCACCGCCAGATCGATCGACCCATGGGCGGTGATGATGACCACCGAGACGCTGGAGTCGCGGGCCTGGAGCGCCCGCAGCACCTCCAGCCCATCCATATCCGGCAGCTTCAGGTCGAGGATCACCGCATCGGGCGCCGCCGCCGCCGCGGCATCCAGCGCCTCGCTGCCGCGGGTGCAATGCACGACCTCATGGGACTCCGCGCGCAGGAACTCGATGTAGAGCTTGGCGAGCGGAACCGTATCCTCGATCAGCAGGATCCGGCGCTTCTTGGACGACGGCGCGGGTACGGGCGAAGGGGACGAGGAAGACAAGGGCGGCACTCGGGCAAGCTGGGCGGGCAATCTGGTCGGACAGACGGTGATTATAGATATAAGCCTCAGCTTAACCCGACCAAGGACCTACCGCCAGTCAGGGCAAGCCCACAGGCATAGTACCTTCGTCACAGCAACCTGACGGGAAGCCGCCGCCCTCACACCCCGCTGTCGATCAGGTCCGTCCGCCCGATCCGTCGCAGCGAGACCTGGACACGGGCATTGTGCTCGCGGATTTCACGCAGGGTCTGCAAGGTGAACTCCACATGGGCCTCGGCCGCGGCACTGGCGGCAGCCGCATCGCCGGCCAGCACCGCGTCTGCGATGGCAAGATGCTGTTGCAGCAGCAGGTCGCGCACCCCCGGCCGGGAGTAAAGGTCGGTTCGATTGTAGAACACGTCGTTGCGCAGCAGGTCGGACAGCGTCCGCATGATGTGCAGCATGACGACATTGTGGGCTGCCTCATAGATCGCCAGATGCAGATCGGCGTCGGAGTCCGCCTCTTCCGAACTATCGTCCTTGCCGTGGGCAGCCTGCATGCGGGCGACGATGGCGCGGATGCCGTCGCGATCCAGGTCGGTTGCCCGCTGGGCCGCCAGCCCGGCCGCCGCCGCCTCGATGGAGCGGCGGAACTCCAGATAGTCGAAGGACGCGTCCGGCTTGTTGCGCATCAGCGTCATCAGCGGATCGGCGATCTGCGACAGGAAACTGGCGACATGGGTGCCGCCGCGCCCGGTGACCAGCAGGCCGCGCTCCTCCAGCTTGGCGATGGCGTCGCGCAGCGACGGGCGCGACACGTCCAGCTTCACCGCCAATTCGCGTTCGGCCAACAGCTTCTCTCCGGGACGCAGCGCGCCCTCCAGGATCAGCCGTTCCAGATGCTCGGCAATGGCGTCGGCCAGCTTGGCCGGTTTGATCGTCCCCTGCATTGGGTGGGCGGCCTCTCCCTGCACGTCTTGGTCCTCTTCAATACCGGTGGACGGAACAGGCGTCCAGAGTGGCGGCGGCCGGCGAGGTCGCACCCTTGCCGTCCCCCCTACCAAAGTTGGTCGGCTGGCAAACGATTCAGCCATTGCACAGTCTGGTAAAATATTTTATCCAAAGCTCACCGTATGGATAAGAGATGTCCAGCGCTGCCGGATTGGCAAGGGGTTCTTCCCCAAACCGGCCGGAGCGGAAAGTGCATCCACACGTACCGGGACAGGACGGACCAGCACCCGCAAGGGCGCATCCGCACCGCAAGCATCGGGGCCGCAAGACCCCGGCGGCGGTGAACGCCTCCGCTTCGCCGACCATCCGGCCTTCCCCCGCGCCGCCTTCCAGGCGCGGGCAAGGCGG contains the following coding sequences:
- a CDS encoding FCD domain-containing protein: MQGTIKPAKLADAIAEHLERLILEGALRPGEKLLAERELAVKLDVSRPSLRDAIAKLEERGLLVTGRGGTHVASFLSQIADPLMTLMRNKPDASFDYLEFRRSIEAAAAGLAAQRATDLDRDGIRAIVARMQAAHGKDDSSEEADSDADLHLAIYEAAHNVVMLHIMRTLSDLLRNDVFYNRTDLYSRPGVRDLLLQQHLAIADAVLAGDAAAASAAAEAHVEFTLQTLREIREHNARVQVSLRRIGRTDLIDSGV
- a CDS encoding sigma-54 dependent transcriptional regulator, whose product is MSSSSPSPVPAPSSKKRRILLIEDTVPLAKLYIEFLRAESHEVVHCTRGSEALDAAAAAAPDAVILDLKLPDMDGLEVLRALQARDSSVSVVIITAHGSIDLAVEAMKLGAFDFIVKPFNADRLNLTLRNALERRALARMVEGYRKDLDRGRFHGFIGSSPEMQAVYRTIESVAASRANVFITGESGTGKEVAAQAIHRASPRRDAAFVALNCAAIPKDLLESEIFGHVKGAFTGAAGDRPGAALLADGGTLFLDEICEMPIDLQSKLLRFVQTGTVSPVGSGREERVDVRFVAATNRDPLAEVQAGRFREDLYYRLHVIPLALPPLRDRGDDVIEIARCFLIDYAREEGKALSAFAPEVEARLRAHDWPGNVRQLQNVVRNVVVLNDGPQVTLDMLPPMGGPALCGPEAGAVPCAACGAPMAGTPEEDDDAVRPLWQVEKEVILKALRLTGDDVPRAALMLEISPSTIYRKLQQWRSAESRSAGETAA